A portion of the Bactrocera neohumeralis isolate Rockhampton chromosome 2, APGP_CSIRO_Bneo_wtdbg2-racon-allhic-juicebox.fasta_v2, whole genome shotgun sequence genome contains these proteins:
- the LOC126750913 gene encoding anoctamin-1 isoform X1, translated as MQTDEEDVIVTDSNTPERHTRPLQTDESYESYATKTTASLETPPATPPAENSTNDDTRNVGECRKFHNIDHDDHTSAYSQSEPDEDSSFVFFSEGDLPAVAFEPPYIAPLAPLLTPKRWRRKHSIKAKQVSTCRPKTNIKRKCRSPVIASKENFKSYDSLCEMFLQNERYASASGDAGSNLKIEACDKDNLNGKGKSYYFGNDDNRGVGECVELDDKLLCRNDGRTHRNADKRKLQHTTSLTLDAETSQHRRNNLAKINCSIRRNTSSKFTTPLAPMTDDILENNFVNEEDCCPPTKYNETLFFTDGVRSIDFVLAYKVDLDASQESINAHKRFKYEANLLQNGLQMEVDIREQQHIHFVKIHAPLDVLRRYAEILKLRMPMKEDLCSTTVYSKYSRLLHAAQYLSRKIPGMSAVNRSTRSAFSSLKSVVQFFLRHIFIDERYFPRRAYRFTAIYSRDKEYLFDIHHRCFFTNAVRSRIVQFILDRQYFDNPDKDPRAFGIDRMVESNVYCAAYPLHDGEITEKGTMREALYTHWASVKKWYRYQPLDYVKEYFGVKIGLYFAWLGFYTYMLLLASLIGIICFVYSLITLKDYVPVQDVCSNEHTHNLTMCPLCDRCDFWYLKETCFYAKITYLFDNPSTVFFAVFMSFWATLFLELWKRYSAEITHRWDLTGFDVHEEHPRPEYLSRLGHVKNTRTRIDYVTNIQEPVVPFWRMKFPATILSVSVVFLLILLAFVALVAVVVYRMSMLGTFKLNSSTMTTSSAIMLATASAAFVNLCLLYMLNYVYTQLAEYLTELEMWRTQTQFDDSLTLKIYLLQFVNYYASIFYIAFFKGKFVGHPGKYNTIFDYRQEECSSGGCLTELCIQLAIIMIGKQAFNTILEVIMPKIWRKIMAIQVGLSRLFNSKTHDVNKEKVERYLRDLKLLDWGPRSLFPEYLEMVLQYGFVTLFVAAFPLAPFFALLNNIFEMRLDAKKLLANHRRPVSQRVRDIGVWYRILDSIGKLSVITNGFIIAFTSDFIPRLVYRASSEGHTLAGYLNFTLSEYNITESDNLRSLAGDDSNIRTCFYADFREPPTSPRKYYLTSTFYIILACRLAFVVVFENFVALVMILVRWCIPDMSVELRDQIRREVYLTNEIIIAKEAERARLGLDRRSCSVCGHDYRADTM; from the exons ATGC AAACCGACGAGGAGGATGTAATTGTCACTGATTCCAATACCCCTGAGAGGCATACACGACCGCTTCAAACGGATGAATCGTATGAATCATATGCGACCAAAACAACAGCATCGCTGGAAACTCCACCAGCAACGCCACCAGCTGAAAACAGCACAAACGACGATACTCGCAATGTGGGAGAGTGCCGGAAGTTTCACAATATCGACCATGACGATCACACTTCAGCATATTCGCAATCTGAACCCGACGAAGATTCAAGCTTTGTTTTTTTCAGCGAAGGCGATTTACCGGCAGTCGCGTTTGAGCCACCGTACATAGCGCCTCTTGCACCATTGCTTACACCAAAAAGGTGGCGGAGAAAACATAGTATTAAAGCAAAGCAGGTCAGTACGTGTCGGCCGAAAACtaacataaaaagaaaatgccGATCGCCGGTAATAGCttccaaagaaaattttaaaagttacgACAGCCTCTGTGAGATGTTTTTACAGAATGAGAGATATGCAAGTGCATCTGGAGATGCAGgtagtaatttaaaaattgaagcatgtGATAAAGATAACTTAAACGGAAAAGGCAAAAGTTACTACTTTGGCAATGATGATAATCGTGGTGTTGGTGAATGTGTTGAACTTGATGACAAACTACTATGTAGAAATGATGGTCGTACACACCGAAACGCTGATAAAAG AAAACTTCAGCACACAACGAGTTTGACACTCGATGCAGAGACATCGCAACATCGACGTAACAATTTGGCCAAAATTAATTGTAGTATCAGGCGTAATACTAGTTCTAAGTTCACAACACCGTTAGCGCCAATGACTGATgacattttagaaaataattttgtaaatgaagAAGACTGCTGCCCACcaacgaaatacaatgaaacacttttttttacggATGGCGTGCGTTCAATTGATTTTGTGCTTGCCTACAAGGTGGATCTGGACGCAAGCCAAGAATCGATCAATGCGCATAAGCGTTTCAAATATGAAGCCAACCTGTTGCAAAATGGACTACAGATGGAAGTGGATATCAGGGAGCAGCAGCATATTCATTTTGTGAAA ATACATGCGCCATTGGATGTTTTACGTCGCTATGCCGAAATTTTAAAGCTGCGTATGCCTATGAAGGAG GATCTTTGTAGTACCACAGTTTACAGCAAATACAGTCGTTTGCTACATGCAGCGCAATATCTCTCACGAAAG ATACCCGGCATGTCTGCAGTGAATCGCTCAACTCGAAGCGCTTTTTCTAGTCTCAAAAGTGTTGTACAATTCTTTCTTCGTCACATCTTTATTGATGAACGATATTTCCCTCGTCGTGCTTACCGTTTCACCGCCATCTACAGTCGTGATAAAGAGTATTT ATTCGATATACATCATCGATGCTTCTTCACAAATGCGGTGCGCTCTCGTATTGTGCAGTTCATATTGGATCGGCAATATTTCGATAACCCCGACAAGGATCCGCGAGCATTCGGTATTGATCGCATGGTAGAGTCGAATGTTTATTGTGCTGCTTATCCACTGCATGAT GGCGAAATCACAGAGAAAGGTACAATGCGCGAAGCTCTTTATACACACTGGGCCTCCGTTAAGAAATGGTATCGCTATCAGCCGCTTGATTATGTAAAGGAATATTTTGGCGTTAAAATtg GTCTGTATTTCGCTTGGTTGGGTTTTTACACCTATATGCTGTTGCTTGCCTCCCTGATTGGCATTATTTGTTTTGTGTATTCATTGATAACATTAAAGGATTATGTCccagt CCAAGATGTTTGCTCCAATGAGCATACTCACAACCTCACTATGTGTCCCCTTTGTGATCGATGCGATTTCTGGTACCTCAAGGAGACATGTTTTTATGCCAAAATTACCTACCTCTTTGACAATCCCAGTACTGTGTTCTTTGCTGTCTTCATGTCCTTTTGGGCTACTCTTTTCTTGGAGTTATGGAAACGTTATTCGGCGGAAATTACGCATCGTTGGGATTTAACTGGCTTCGATGTGCACGAGGAGCACCCTCGTCCCGAGTATCTCTCGCGGTTGGGACATGTGAAAAATACTCGTACGCGCATTGATTACGTTACGAATATACAAGAACCAGTAGTACCTTTTTGGCGTATGAAATTTCCTGCCACTATTCTAAGCGTTTCGGTTGTTTTTCTGTTGATACTATTAGCTTTCGTCGCGCTTGTTGCGGTAGTAGTTTATCGCATGTCTATGCTGGGCACTTTCAAACTGAATTCTAGTACGATGACGACTTCGAGCGCCATCATGTTGGCTACAGCTTCGGCTGCTTTTGTCAACTTATGTCTGTTATATATGCTAAACTAT GTGTACACACAACTCGCTGAGTACCTGACTGAACTGGAAATGTGGCGCACACAAACGCAATTCGACGATTCATTGACACTGAAGATTTATTTATTGCAGTTTGTAAACTATTATGCATCCATCTTTTATATAgcattttttaaaggaaaattcgTTGGGCATCCAGGAAAATACAACACAATATTTGATTATCGACAAGAGGAG TGTTCCTCTGGTGGCTGTTTGACTGAACTCTGTATTCAGCTGGCAATCATTATGATTGGAAAACAAGCTTTTAACACCATACTGGAAGTAATAATGCCAAAGATTTGGCGAAAAATCATGGCCATACAAGTAGGTCTATCCCGTTTGTTCAACAGTAAAACTCATGATGTAAATAAGGAGAAAGTGGAACGTTATTTGCGCGACTTAAAATTACTTGACTGGGGTCCACGCAGCTTATTTCCGGAGTATTTGGAAATGG TTTTGCAGTATGGTTTCGTTACATTATTTGTGGCCGCTTTTCCTTTGGCGCCTTTCTTTGCGTTACTTAACAATATATTCGAAATGCGTTTGGATGCGAAAAAGTTGCTGGCCAACCATAGGCGTCCTGTTTCACAGCGTGTGCGTGATATTGGTGTTTGGTATCGGATATTGGACAGCATAGGCAAGCTGAGTGTGATAACTAAT GGCTTCATTATTGCCTTTACATCTGACTTTATACCTCGCCTAGTTTATCGTGCAAGTTCTGAGGGTCATACGCTTGCTGGCTATTTGAATTTTACATTATCCGAATATAATATAACGGAATCCGATAATTTACGTAGTTTAGCTGGTGATGATTCAAATATAAGAACGTGTTT ttATGCTGATTTTCGGGAACCACCAACTTCGCcccgaaaatattatttaacaagtACATTTTATATCATACTCGCTTGTCGATTGGCTTTCGTTGTGGTCTTTGAG AATTTCGTGGCGCTTGTTATGATTTTGGTACGTTGGTGCATACCCGATATGAGCGTTGAGTTGCGTGACCAGATACGACGAGAAGTTTATCTCactaatgaaataattattgCCAAGGAAGCTGAGCGGGCACGATTGG GGTTGGATAGACGTAGCTGTTCCGTCTGTGGACATGACTATCGTGCGGACACAATGTGA
- the LOC126750913 gene encoding anoctamin-1 isoform X2, which translates to MQTDEEDVIVTDSNTPERHTRPLQTDESYESYATKTTASLETPPATPPAENSTNDDTRNVGECRKFHNIDHDDHTSAYSQSEPDEDSSFVFFSEGDLPAVAFEPPYIAPLAPLLTPKRWRRKHSIKAKQVSTCRPKTNIKRKCRSPVIASKENFKSYDSLCEMFLQNERYASASGDAGSNLKIEACDKDNLNGKGKSYYFGNDDNRGVGECVELDDKLLCRNDGRTHRNADKRKLQHTTSLTLDAETSQHRRNNLAKINCSIRRNTSSKFTTPLAPMTDDILENNFVNEEDCCPPTKYNETLFFTDGVRSIDFVLAYKVDLDASQESINAHKRFKYEANLLQNGLQMEVDIREQQHIHFVKIHAPLDVLRRYAEILKLRMPMKEIPGMSAVNRSTRSAFSSLKSVVQFFLRHIFIDERYFPRRAYRFTAIYSRDKEYLFDIHHRCFFTNAVRSRIVQFILDRQYFDNPDKDPRAFGIDRMVESNVYCAAYPLHDGEITEKGTMREALYTHWASVKKWYRYQPLDYVKEYFGVKIGLYFAWLGFYTYMLLLASLIGIICFVYSLITLKDYVPVQDVCSNEHTHNLTMCPLCDRCDFWYLKETCFYAKITYLFDNPSTVFFAVFMSFWATLFLELWKRYSAEITHRWDLTGFDVHEEHPRPEYLSRLGHVKNTRTRIDYVTNIQEPVVPFWRMKFPATILSVSVVFLLILLAFVALVAVVVYRMSMLGTFKLNSSTMTTSSAIMLATASAAFVNLCLLYMLNYVYTQLAEYLTELEMWRTQTQFDDSLTLKIYLLQFVNYYASIFYIAFFKGKFVGHPGKYNTIFDYRQEECSSGGCLTELCIQLAIIMIGKQAFNTILEVIMPKIWRKIMAIQVGLSRLFNSKTHDVNKEKVERYLRDLKLLDWGPRSLFPEYLEMVLQYGFVTLFVAAFPLAPFFALLNNIFEMRLDAKKLLANHRRPVSQRVRDIGVWYRILDSIGKLSVITNGFIIAFTSDFIPRLVYRASSEGHTLAGYLNFTLSEYNITESDNLRSLAGDDSNIRTCFYADFREPPTSPRKYYLTSTFYIILACRLAFVVVFENFVALVMILVRWCIPDMSVELRDQIRREVYLTNEIIIAKEAERARLGLDRRSCSVCGHDYRADTM; encoded by the exons ATGC AAACCGACGAGGAGGATGTAATTGTCACTGATTCCAATACCCCTGAGAGGCATACACGACCGCTTCAAACGGATGAATCGTATGAATCATATGCGACCAAAACAACAGCATCGCTGGAAACTCCACCAGCAACGCCACCAGCTGAAAACAGCACAAACGACGATACTCGCAATGTGGGAGAGTGCCGGAAGTTTCACAATATCGACCATGACGATCACACTTCAGCATATTCGCAATCTGAACCCGACGAAGATTCAAGCTTTGTTTTTTTCAGCGAAGGCGATTTACCGGCAGTCGCGTTTGAGCCACCGTACATAGCGCCTCTTGCACCATTGCTTACACCAAAAAGGTGGCGGAGAAAACATAGTATTAAAGCAAAGCAGGTCAGTACGTGTCGGCCGAAAACtaacataaaaagaaaatgccGATCGCCGGTAATAGCttccaaagaaaattttaaaagttacgACAGCCTCTGTGAGATGTTTTTACAGAATGAGAGATATGCAAGTGCATCTGGAGATGCAGgtagtaatttaaaaattgaagcatgtGATAAAGATAACTTAAACGGAAAAGGCAAAAGTTACTACTTTGGCAATGATGATAATCGTGGTGTTGGTGAATGTGTTGAACTTGATGACAAACTACTATGTAGAAATGATGGTCGTACACACCGAAACGCTGATAAAAG AAAACTTCAGCACACAACGAGTTTGACACTCGATGCAGAGACATCGCAACATCGACGTAACAATTTGGCCAAAATTAATTGTAGTATCAGGCGTAATACTAGTTCTAAGTTCACAACACCGTTAGCGCCAATGACTGATgacattttagaaaataattttgtaaatgaagAAGACTGCTGCCCACcaacgaaatacaatgaaacacttttttttacggATGGCGTGCGTTCAATTGATTTTGTGCTTGCCTACAAGGTGGATCTGGACGCAAGCCAAGAATCGATCAATGCGCATAAGCGTTTCAAATATGAAGCCAACCTGTTGCAAAATGGACTACAGATGGAAGTGGATATCAGGGAGCAGCAGCATATTCATTTTGTGAAA ATACATGCGCCATTGGATGTTTTACGTCGCTATGCCGAAATTTTAAAGCTGCGTATGCCTATGAAGGAG ATACCCGGCATGTCTGCAGTGAATCGCTCAACTCGAAGCGCTTTTTCTAGTCTCAAAAGTGTTGTACAATTCTTTCTTCGTCACATCTTTATTGATGAACGATATTTCCCTCGTCGTGCTTACCGTTTCACCGCCATCTACAGTCGTGATAAAGAGTATTT ATTCGATATACATCATCGATGCTTCTTCACAAATGCGGTGCGCTCTCGTATTGTGCAGTTCATATTGGATCGGCAATATTTCGATAACCCCGACAAGGATCCGCGAGCATTCGGTATTGATCGCATGGTAGAGTCGAATGTTTATTGTGCTGCTTATCCACTGCATGAT GGCGAAATCACAGAGAAAGGTACAATGCGCGAAGCTCTTTATACACACTGGGCCTCCGTTAAGAAATGGTATCGCTATCAGCCGCTTGATTATGTAAAGGAATATTTTGGCGTTAAAATtg GTCTGTATTTCGCTTGGTTGGGTTTTTACACCTATATGCTGTTGCTTGCCTCCCTGATTGGCATTATTTGTTTTGTGTATTCATTGATAACATTAAAGGATTATGTCccagt CCAAGATGTTTGCTCCAATGAGCATACTCACAACCTCACTATGTGTCCCCTTTGTGATCGATGCGATTTCTGGTACCTCAAGGAGACATGTTTTTATGCCAAAATTACCTACCTCTTTGACAATCCCAGTACTGTGTTCTTTGCTGTCTTCATGTCCTTTTGGGCTACTCTTTTCTTGGAGTTATGGAAACGTTATTCGGCGGAAATTACGCATCGTTGGGATTTAACTGGCTTCGATGTGCACGAGGAGCACCCTCGTCCCGAGTATCTCTCGCGGTTGGGACATGTGAAAAATACTCGTACGCGCATTGATTACGTTACGAATATACAAGAACCAGTAGTACCTTTTTGGCGTATGAAATTTCCTGCCACTATTCTAAGCGTTTCGGTTGTTTTTCTGTTGATACTATTAGCTTTCGTCGCGCTTGTTGCGGTAGTAGTTTATCGCATGTCTATGCTGGGCACTTTCAAACTGAATTCTAGTACGATGACGACTTCGAGCGCCATCATGTTGGCTACAGCTTCGGCTGCTTTTGTCAACTTATGTCTGTTATATATGCTAAACTAT GTGTACACACAACTCGCTGAGTACCTGACTGAACTGGAAATGTGGCGCACACAAACGCAATTCGACGATTCATTGACACTGAAGATTTATTTATTGCAGTTTGTAAACTATTATGCATCCATCTTTTATATAgcattttttaaaggaaaattcgTTGGGCATCCAGGAAAATACAACACAATATTTGATTATCGACAAGAGGAG TGTTCCTCTGGTGGCTGTTTGACTGAACTCTGTATTCAGCTGGCAATCATTATGATTGGAAAACAAGCTTTTAACACCATACTGGAAGTAATAATGCCAAAGATTTGGCGAAAAATCATGGCCATACAAGTAGGTCTATCCCGTTTGTTCAACAGTAAAACTCATGATGTAAATAAGGAGAAAGTGGAACGTTATTTGCGCGACTTAAAATTACTTGACTGGGGTCCACGCAGCTTATTTCCGGAGTATTTGGAAATGG TTTTGCAGTATGGTTTCGTTACATTATTTGTGGCCGCTTTTCCTTTGGCGCCTTTCTTTGCGTTACTTAACAATATATTCGAAATGCGTTTGGATGCGAAAAAGTTGCTGGCCAACCATAGGCGTCCTGTTTCACAGCGTGTGCGTGATATTGGTGTTTGGTATCGGATATTGGACAGCATAGGCAAGCTGAGTGTGATAACTAAT GGCTTCATTATTGCCTTTACATCTGACTTTATACCTCGCCTAGTTTATCGTGCAAGTTCTGAGGGTCATACGCTTGCTGGCTATTTGAATTTTACATTATCCGAATATAATATAACGGAATCCGATAATTTACGTAGTTTAGCTGGTGATGATTCAAATATAAGAACGTGTTT ttATGCTGATTTTCGGGAACCACCAACTTCGCcccgaaaatattatttaacaagtACATTTTATATCATACTCGCTTGTCGATTGGCTTTCGTTGTGGTCTTTGAG AATTTCGTGGCGCTTGTTATGATTTTGGTACGTTGGTGCATACCCGATATGAGCGTTGAGTTGCGTGACCAGATACGACGAGAAGTTTATCTCactaatgaaataattattgCCAAGGAAGCTGAGCGGGCACGATTGG GGTTGGATAGACGTAGCTGTTCCGTCTGTGGACATGACTATCGTGCGGACACAATGTGA
- the LOC126750913 gene encoding anoctamin-5 isoform X3, producing the protein MQTDEEDVIVTDSNTPERHTRPLQTDESYESYATKTTASLETPPATPPAENSTNDDTRNVGECRKFHNIDHDDHTSAYSQSEPDEDSSFVFFSEGDLPAVAFEPPYIAPLAPLLTPKRWRRKHSIKAKQVSTCRPKTNIKRKCRSPVIASKENFKSYDSLCEMFLQNERYASASGDAGSNLKIEACDKDNLNGKGKSYYFGNDDNRGVGECVELDDKLLCRNDGRTHRNADKRKLQHTTSLTLDAETSQHRRNNLAKINCSIRRNTSSKFTTPLAPMTDDILENNFVNEEDCCPPTKYNETLFFTDGVRSIDFVLAYKVDLDASQESINAHKRFKYEANLLQNGLQMEVDIREQQHIHFVKIHAPLDVLRRYAEILKLRMPMKEDLCSTTVYSKYSRLLHAAQYLSRKIPGMSAVNRSTRSAFSSLKSVVQFFLRHIFIDERYFPRRAYRFTAIYSRDKEYLFDIHHRCFFTNAVRSRIVQFILDRQYFDNPDKDPRAFGIDRMVESNVYCAAYPLHDGEITEKGTMREALYTHWASVKKWYRYQPLDYVKEYFGVKIGLYFAWLGFYTYMLLLASLIGIICFVYSLITLKDYVPVQDVCSNEHTHNLTMCPLCDRCDFWYLKETCFYAKITYLFDNPSTVFFAVFMSFWATLFLELWKRYSAEITHRWDLTGFDVHEEHPRPEYLSRLGHVKNTRTRIDYVTNIQEPVVPFWRMKFPATILSVSVVFLLILLAFVALVAVVVYRMSMLGTFKLNSSTMTTSSAIMLATASAAFVNLCLLYMLNYVYTQLAEYLTELEMWRTQTQFDDSLTLKIYLLQFVNYYASIFYIAFFKGKFVGHPGKYNTIFDYRQEECSSGGCLTELCIQLAIIMIGKQAFNTILEVIMPKIWRKIMAIQVGLSRLFNSKTHDVNKEKVERYLRDLKLLDWGPRSLFPEYLEMVWFRYIICGRFSFGAFLCVT; encoded by the exons ATGC AAACCGACGAGGAGGATGTAATTGTCACTGATTCCAATACCCCTGAGAGGCATACACGACCGCTTCAAACGGATGAATCGTATGAATCATATGCGACCAAAACAACAGCATCGCTGGAAACTCCACCAGCAACGCCACCAGCTGAAAACAGCACAAACGACGATACTCGCAATGTGGGAGAGTGCCGGAAGTTTCACAATATCGACCATGACGATCACACTTCAGCATATTCGCAATCTGAACCCGACGAAGATTCAAGCTTTGTTTTTTTCAGCGAAGGCGATTTACCGGCAGTCGCGTTTGAGCCACCGTACATAGCGCCTCTTGCACCATTGCTTACACCAAAAAGGTGGCGGAGAAAACATAGTATTAAAGCAAAGCAGGTCAGTACGTGTCGGCCGAAAACtaacataaaaagaaaatgccGATCGCCGGTAATAGCttccaaagaaaattttaaaagttacgACAGCCTCTGTGAGATGTTTTTACAGAATGAGAGATATGCAAGTGCATCTGGAGATGCAGgtagtaatttaaaaattgaagcatgtGATAAAGATAACTTAAACGGAAAAGGCAAAAGTTACTACTTTGGCAATGATGATAATCGTGGTGTTGGTGAATGTGTTGAACTTGATGACAAACTACTATGTAGAAATGATGGTCGTACACACCGAAACGCTGATAAAAG AAAACTTCAGCACACAACGAGTTTGACACTCGATGCAGAGACATCGCAACATCGACGTAACAATTTGGCCAAAATTAATTGTAGTATCAGGCGTAATACTAGTTCTAAGTTCACAACACCGTTAGCGCCAATGACTGATgacattttagaaaataattttgtaaatgaagAAGACTGCTGCCCACcaacgaaatacaatgaaacacttttttttacggATGGCGTGCGTTCAATTGATTTTGTGCTTGCCTACAAGGTGGATCTGGACGCAAGCCAAGAATCGATCAATGCGCATAAGCGTTTCAAATATGAAGCCAACCTGTTGCAAAATGGACTACAGATGGAAGTGGATATCAGGGAGCAGCAGCATATTCATTTTGTGAAA ATACATGCGCCATTGGATGTTTTACGTCGCTATGCCGAAATTTTAAAGCTGCGTATGCCTATGAAGGAG GATCTTTGTAGTACCACAGTTTACAGCAAATACAGTCGTTTGCTACATGCAGCGCAATATCTCTCACGAAAG ATACCCGGCATGTCTGCAGTGAATCGCTCAACTCGAAGCGCTTTTTCTAGTCTCAAAAGTGTTGTACAATTCTTTCTTCGTCACATCTTTATTGATGAACGATATTTCCCTCGTCGTGCTTACCGTTTCACCGCCATCTACAGTCGTGATAAAGAGTATTT ATTCGATATACATCATCGATGCTTCTTCACAAATGCGGTGCGCTCTCGTATTGTGCAGTTCATATTGGATCGGCAATATTTCGATAACCCCGACAAGGATCCGCGAGCATTCGGTATTGATCGCATGGTAGAGTCGAATGTTTATTGTGCTGCTTATCCACTGCATGAT GGCGAAATCACAGAGAAAGGTACAATGCGCGAAGCTCTTTATACACACTGGGCCTCCGTTAAGAAATGGTATCGCTATCAGCCGCTTGATTATGTAAAGGAATATTTTGGCGTTAAAATtg GTCTGTATTTCGCTTGGTTGGGTTTTTACACCTATATGCTGTTGCTTGCCTCCCTGATTGGCATTATTTGTTTTGTGTATTCATTGATAACATTAAAGGATTATGTCccagt CCAAGATGTTTGCTCCAATGAGCATACTCACAACCTCACTATGTGTCCCCTTTGTGATCGATGCGATTTCTGGTACCTCAAGGAGACATGTTTTTATGCCAAAATTACCTACCTCTTTGACAATCCCAGTACTGTGTTCTTTGCTGTCTTCATGTCCTTTTGGGCTACTCTTTTCTTGGAGTTATGGAAACGTTATTCGGCGGAAATTACGCATCGTTGGGATTTAACTGGCTTCGATGTGCACGAGGAGCACCCTCGTCCCGAGTATCTCTCGCGGTTGGGACATGTGAAAAATACTCGTACGCGCATTGATTACGTTACGAATATACAAGAACCAGTAGTACCTTTTTGGCGTATGAAATTTCCTGCCACTATTCTAAGCGTTTCGGTTGTTTTTCTGTTGATACTATTAGCTTTCGTCGCGCTTGTTGCGGTAGTAGTTTATCGCATGTCTATGCTGGGCACTTTCAAACTGAATTCTAGTACGATGACGACTTCGAGCGCCATCATGTTGGCTACAGCTTCGGCTGCTTTTGTCAACTTATGTCTGTTATATATGCTAAACTAT GTGTACACACAACTCGCTGAGTACCTGACTGAACTGGAAATGTGGCGCACACAAACGCAATTCGACGATTCATTGACACTGAAGATTTATTTATTGCAGTTTGTAAACTATTATGCATCCATCTTTTATATAgcattttttaaaggaaaattcgTTGGGCATCCAGGAAAATACAACACAATATTTGATTATCGACAAGAGGAG TGTTCCTCTGGTGGCTGTTTGACTGAACTCTGTATTCAGCTGGCAATCATTATGATTGGAAAACAAGCTTTTAACACCATACTGGAAGTAATAATGCCAAAGATTTGGCGAAAAATCATGGCCATACAAGTAGGTCTATCCCGTTTGTTCAACAGTAAAACTCATGATGTAAATAAGGAGAAAGTGGAACGTTATTTGCGCGACTTAAAATTACTTGACTGGGGTCCACGCAGCTTATTTCCGGAGTATTTGGAAATGG TATGGTTTCGTTACATTATTTGTGGCCGCTTTTCCTTTGGCGCCTTTCTTTGCGTTACTTAA